Within the Pseudoxanthomonas sp. Root65 genome, the region GGCCTGATCAGCTACATGCGTACCGACTCGGTGAGCCTGTCGCAGGACGCGCTGGCCGAGATCCGCGACGTCATCGCGCGCGACTTCGGCGTGCAGGCGCTGCCGGACAAGCCCAACGTCTACGTCACCAAGTCGAAGAACGCACAGGAAGCGCACGAAGCCGTCCGCCCCACCAGCGCACTGCGCACGCCGGCGCAGGTGGCCAAGTACCTGAGCGACGACGAGCGCAAGCTGTACGACCTGATCTGGAAGCGCGCCGTCGCCTGCCAGATGGTGCCGGCCACGCTCAACACCGTCAGCGTCGACCTCGCCGCCGGCAGCCAGCACAGCTTCCGCGCCAGCGGCACCACCGTGGTCGATCCGGGCTTCCTGGCCGTGTACGAGGAAGGCAAGGACCAGAAGAACGCCGAGGACGACGACGAAGGGCGCAAGCTGCCGCCGATGAAGCCCGGCGACACCGTACCGCTGGACCGCATCCACGCCGACCAGCATTTCACCCAGCCGCCGCCGCGCTTCACCGAAGCGGCGCTGGTCAAGGCGCTGGAGGAATACGGCATCGGCCGTCCCTCCACCTACGCCTCGATCATCCAGACGCTGATCTTCCGCAAGTACGTGGAAATGGAAGGCCGCGCGTTCAAGCCCAGCGACGTGGGCCGCGCGGTGTCCAAGTTCCTGTCCGGCCACTTCACCCAGTACGTGGACTACGACTTCACCGCCAAGCTGGAAGACGAGCTCGATGCCGTCTCCCGCGGCGAGGAAGAGTGGATCCCGCTGATGGAGAAGTTCTGGGGCCCGTTCAAGGAACTGGTGGACGAGAAAGCCGAGACCGTCGACCGCAGCGAAGCCACCGGCGCGCGCGAGCTGGGTACCGATACGAAGTCCGGCAAGCCGGTCAGCGTGCGGCTGGGCCGTTACGGGCCGTACGCGCAGATCGGCGACAAGGACACCGACGAGAAGCTGGAGTTCGCCTCGCTGCGCCCCGGCCAGTCCATGCACACCATCACCCTGGAAGACGCGCTGGAGCTGTTCAAGCTGCCGCGCAAGCTGGGCCAGGACAAGGATGAAGAGGTCAGCGTCGGCATCGGCCGCTTCGGTCCGTTCGCCAAGCGCGGCAGCGTGTACGCGTCGCTGAAGAAGGAAGACGATCCGTACACGATCGACCTGGCGCGCGCGGTGTTCCTGATCGAAGAGAAGGAAGAGATCGCGCGCAACCGCATCATCAAGGAATTCGACGGCAGCGACATCCAGGTGCTGAACGGTCGCTTCGGCCCGTACATCAGCGATGGCAAGCTCAACGGCAAGATCCCCAAGGATCGCGAGCCGGCGTCGCTGACCTTCGACGAAGTGACCAAGCTGCTGGAGGAAACCGGCAAGCCGGTGCGCAAGGGCTTCGGCAAGAAGGCGCCGGCCAAGAAGGCGGCGGTGAAGAAAGAAGCCGCGCCGAAGAAGGCCGCCGCCAAGAAGGCGCCGGCGAAGAAGGCCACCAAGAAAGCCGCCAAGAAGACCGCGACGAAAACCGCCCCCAAGAAAGCCGTCGCCAAGAAGACGACGGTGAAGAAGACCGCCACCGCCGCGACCGGCGACGACGCCCCGTTCTGACGCCGCGGGAAGGACCCAGGCCATGCCGATCGAAAGGACCATCGAGGAAGCCGCCGAGACCATCCGCAGCGGCGGCATCGTCGCCTATCCCACCGAAGCGGTGTGGGGGCTGGGCTGCGATCCGTTCGACGAGGGCGCGGTGCACCGGCTGCTGGCGATCAAGCAACGGCCGGTCGAGAAGGGCCTGATCCTGATCGCCGCCACGCTGGAACAGCTCAAGCCGCTGATCGACGTGTCCGCCGTGCCCACCGAGCGCCTGACCGAGGTGCTGTCCAGCTGGCCCGGCCCGTACACCTGGGTGATGCCGGCCACCGCGCAGGCACCGCGCTGGATCACCGGTGCGCACCGCGGCATCGCCGTGCGCGTCAGCGAGCACCCGGTCGTGGTGGGCCTGTGCCAGGCCTACGGCGGCGCGCTGGTGTCGACCAGCGCCAACCTCAGCGGCGAACCGGCGGTCAGCGAGCAGGCCGCGCTCGACCCTGCCCTGCTGGCGCGCGTCGACGCGGTGGTACCGGGCGCCACCGGCGGGCTGGACCGTCCCACCGCGATCCGCGACGCCCTGACCGGCCAGTCGCTGCGTGACTGACGGCCATACGGGCCGCGCCATCGCCTTTCCATCGTCCGCCCCGGCGCGCACCATGGGGACATGCCCCGCGCCCTCCTGCCCCTGCTGCTTGCCCTGCTGACCGCTTCGCCGTCGGCCACGCACGCGCAGTCGGCCGCCCCCCCTGCCACGCCGGTCACCATCTACCGCTGCGTCGCCGCCAACGGCACCGTCGCCCTGCGCGACTCGCCCTGCCTGAAGGGCGAGAAGCAGGAAGTCCGCGCGATGCAGCGCCCGCAGGATCCCCCGCGCGCCCCGGCCGTGGCGCCGCCGCCCGCCACACAGACCGTTCCCGCGCCACCGCCCGCCACCACCCGGGTGGTGTACCTCACCCCGCCCAAGCCGATGTACGAATGCACCACGCCGGAGGGCCAGGTCTATACCAGCGACAACGGCGACGGCAATCCGCGCTGGGTGCCGTACGGCATCGGCTACTCGGCCTATCCGGCGTGGCCGCGCAGCGGCGGCAGCGTCTCGGGCAGCGTGTCGATCGGCAACGGCAACCTCGCCTTCCAAAGCGGCGACCGCTCACGGCCGCGGCCACCCGGCGGTGGCCATCATCCGGGGCCGCGTCCCGGCCCGGTGTTCGTGCCCGGCGGCGGCTGGGTGCGCGATACCTGCCATCCGTTGCCGCAGGAAGAAGTGTGCGCACGCCTGTCCGATCGCCGCTACGAGATCCTGCGCCGTTACGGCGCCGCGCTGCCCAGCGACCGCCGCACGCTAGACTTGGAACAGCGCGGTATCGATGCGCGCCTGGCCAACGAGTGCAGATGAGCATGAAATCCGTCGTACGTTCCCTCGCAGTGCTGTCGATGCTCGGCCTGTCCTGGCATGCCGGCATCCCCGCCGCCCGTGCGGAGGTCGTCATCTACCGCTGCACCGACGCCAGCGGCGCGCTGACCCTGCAGAACGCGCCCTGCCCCAAGGGTATGAAGCAGGAACAGCGCACCATGCAGGGCATCAACACCGTGCCGATGGCCCCGGGCCAGGCCGGCACGGCGACGCCTAACGCAGCGCCCGCGGCCGCCGCGGCGACGACACCTGCTCCGGCTACGACCGCACCGACGCCACCCGCGGCCGACGCAGTACCGCCCTCGTCGGATGCGCGCCGCCTGCCGCCGCCGGTGCTGTTCCAGTGCACCACCCACGACAAGGACAGCTACGTCACCGAGGATCCGATTCCCGCCTCGCGCTGCGTGACGCTGCGCACCGTCGGCCTGGACGGCAACCCGCAGTCCGGCGCCGGCCAGGCCTGCGAAGTCGTCCGCGACACCTGCGCCCGCGTGCCCGATGGCGCGCTGTGCGATGCCTGGAAGAAGCGCCGCGACGAAACCGAAGTGGCCGCCCGCTTCGCCCGCCCCGAGAACGCCGAGAAGAACCGCGCCGACTTCGAGCGCGTGGCGCGCATCGTCGCCGAGAGCACCTGCGGCGCGTAAGCGGCACTCACCCGCGCGCCAGCGCCTGCAGCTGCCACGCTTCGCCCAGCCGCCCCTGCATGCCCGCCACCAGCGCATGCATCAGCAGCAGGCGCTTGTCCGCCTCGGGCAATGCGGCGCGCGCCGCGCGCGCGGCCTCGATGCCTTCGCGGTGATAGACCGCCAGCACCTGCACGGCGAGTTCGTCGCGTCCCGGTGCACGCGCGACCGGCACCTGGCCCAGCGCGCGCACCATCGCCTCGGCCGTGGACCACGTCGACCACGGGTTCTGTCCGGTGACCAGCCGGTCATCGACCACGGTGTTGTCCAGATACATCGTGCCTTCGACGTACTGCGCACCCTTTTCGACCATGCGGTCCTGCAGCAGGTACGGAAAGCGCACGCGCGCATCCTGGATCAGGAACAGTTCCTCGGCATTGCTGAAGCCGGTCACGCGACGGCCGCGCAGCAGCGGCGTGCCATCGTCCCGCATCACCTCCAGCAAGCCGGCAGGTCCATGGCAGACCGCGCCGATCACGCCGCCGCGCTGGTAGACGGTGCGCACGATGCGCTGCAGGTCGGGATCGTCGGGAAAGTCGAACATCGTGCCCTTGCCGCCGACCAGGTACACCGCCACGTAGCGCGTGGCATCCACCTCGCGCAGCGGCAGGCTGCCGTCGAGCTTGCGCCGTGCCGCCGCATCGTTGAGGAACGCGTAATCGGCGGCCACCGCGTCTTCGTCGTCCAGCCGCATCGGCGGTGATCCGCCCTGGGGACTGGCGATGTCCACCTCGTAGCCATTGGCCTGCAACACGTAATACGCGCGCGCCAGTTCGCTCAGTTCGAAGCCTGCTTTCTTGTCCCCGCCCGGAAAGTGCGAGGTACTGGTCACCACCGCGAGGATCTTGCCGCGTGTCGCCGGCATCGGCTCACGCATGAAATCCAGATCCGCCACCGTGCTGGCCGGGTCCGGCAGCGGCTGGCTGTCCAGGTCCAGCGTCTGCACGTAGAAGAAACCGCCCGCGCAGGCCAGCAATACACTCGCTGCGCAGGCCAGCAGGCCGCACGTGATCCATCGTTTCATGTCCGCACCCATCGTCCGTCGATACCCGCACGCTACGCACGGCATGTAAAACGAACTTCAATCGCGCCACGCGCGCGGTGGCTTGTCGGGATTGCGGACACCCGTGCGGGAACCGCCCCGGACGCGTCGCTAGAATCGGACATTTCCACCACCAGGACCTCCGATGCCGCACGATCCGACGCACCGCCTGCTGCGCGAAATGCGCCTGCTGCGCCTCTACGCCGGCGCACTGACGCTGGCCTTCATCGCCGTGCTGCTGACGGCGTTCAAGGCGCCGGACCCGCACTTCCAGCGGTTGTCGGTGGAGCGGCTGGACATCGTGGATGCCGATGGCGCCACGCGCGTGGTGCTGGCCAACCAGCAGCGCTTTCCGCCGCCCATGTTGAACGGCGAAACCTTCAAGCGCGCCGTCACCCCGGCCGGGCTGGTGTTCTACGACCGCAAGGGCAACGAAGTGGGCGGACTGGCGCTGACCGACGTGGAGGCCGGCAAGGTCTCCGCGCTCGCCTTCGATAATCCCAACATGGATGCGATCGGCCTGATGACGCGCATCGGCGCCGACGGCGAACCGATCAGCAGCGGCCTGCAGATCAACCAGGCCGTGCCGTCGCACGTGAAGGTGCTGGACGCGGCCAAACAGGCCACCCGCCGCATCGCCGTGCAGAACCAGCACAACGATGCCGAGATCCTGCTGGCCGACGCCCGCGGCAAGGACCGCATCCGCCTGCGCGTGGATCGCACCGGCGACGCCCGCATCGAAGTGCTGGATGCCGACGGCCGCGTGGTGTTCAGCGCGCCGGAGGCGGCCGCCCGTACGCCGTAACGCAGCGGCCATCCGATGCGATGCACGCAGTGGGAGGCTCGCGCATCGCCTGCATCCGGATGCTTCGGCTCATGCTCATAACGAGCCTCCACGGATCAGGTGCAGCTGAGCCACCGCAACGAACGCTAGAGCGAACCACAGGACTGCGAAAACCGCTCCCACCAAAGCGCCGCCCAGCTTGGATCCCGCTGATCGCGCGAAAATCCGGGCATTGAGTGCAGCGAACAGCAGAATCGCCAGTCCCGCGAATGCGAAATGGAAAGGGCGATAAAGCAGTATGTCCAAGCCAATGCCTGGATGGTGGCCAAGAAGTGCGGTCGCCATTTCCGCCAGCGCGGGAATGAGCATGAGGCTGATGCCAAGAAGTAGATTCTGGCCAAGCAATTTCATACCGCACGCCACGACCCGACGACGCCTCAGAACCCGTACCGCAAAAATCCGCCATCCACCGCAATGCATTCACCGGTGACGTAACTGGCGGCAGGCAGGCACAGGAACGCGACGGCGCCGGCGACTTCGTCCGGCTCGCCGATGCGGCGCATCGGGGTGCGGGCGATGACCTCGTCGTAGTAGTCCGGGTCCGACAGCGGGCCGGAGGTGCGGCGCGTGCGGATGTACCACGGCGCCACCGCGTTCACGCGCACGCCGTCCTCGGCCCATTCGGCGGCCAGGTTGCGGGTGAGCTGGTGCAGCGCGGCCTTGGTCATGCCGTAGGGCGCGCCGCTGCGCACGGCAGTGATGCCGGACACGCTGCCGACGTTGACGATGCTCGAGGTCGCATGCTGCGCGAGCAGTGGATGCGCGTAGCGCGACAGCTCGAACGCGGAGAACAGGTTGGTCTCGAAGATGCCGCGCCATTCGTCCTCGGTGTAGTCCACCGCGGCGCGGGTGACGTTGCCGCCGGCATTGTTGACCAGGATGTTGAGGCCGTCGCCGTGGTCTTCCACCCAGTCGAGGATGGCGCGGCGGTCTTCGTCATCGGCGACATCGGCGGCCAGCGTGCCGATCTCGCGCTCGGGAAACTCATCGCCCAAGTCGGCGCGTGCGTCCTGCAGCGCGTCCACGTCGCGCGCCACCATCAGCAGGTCCGCGCCCAGCCCCAGCAGTTCGCGCGCGATCGCCAGGCCGATGCCCGCGCTGGCGCCGGTCACCAGCGCCCGTTGTCCGTCCAGCCGCCACCGGTTCGCCGCCACATGCGCCTCCTTCGTCGATGGGCGTAGCATAGCGCCACGCCCCAGGAGGACCGTCGCCGTGACCCGGATCCGCCTCACCCTGCTCGCCGCCGTGCTGCTGGCCTGCACCGCCTGCCGCGCCCCCGAACCCCCACCAACCGACGAACCGCCGGAACCGCAGGCGGATACGGACAGCGTCGCGGCCTGAGTCGTTGCTCACCCCGAACCTGTTTGGTCAGCCTTCAAGCGCGACGACTGAAGTTCCTTTCCACTCTTCCGTCCCGTCACGCGTTCGACACCATGAGCAGACCTGGCCGCCCACCCGACATCGAAGCCGATATCCGCTTCCTGAGCACCGATGAGGGCGGCAGATCGGGTCCGGCCCTTTCCGGATACCGACCAACTCATGATTTCGGCGTCGAGGGCATGCTCAATGACGCGCACCACGAGTACATCGGTGTCGACTCGGTCTCCCCCGGGGCCACAACGAGAGCGCAGCTCTGGCTTCTCGCGCCCGAGTATCAGGCAGGCCGTCTCTATCCTGGATTCGCGTTCACCGTCCAGGAGGGCTTGCACATCGTGGCGCACGGCGAGGTCGTATACGTGCTCAATGCCACGCTGCGGGCGACTGTCTGAGGGTCCTTTCGGGCCGTCCGACTACCCCAGTTCGCACAACGGCGTTTCATCACTGCGCAGCGTCAGCACGCGCGCGCCGGTGCGCGTCACCGCGACGGTGTGCTCGAACTGCGCGGACAGCGTGCCGTCGCGCGTATGCACCGGCCACTGGTCCGGGTGCGAGCGGATCGCGGCGCGGCCCTGGTTGAGCATCGGTTCGATGGTGAACACCATGCCTTCCTCCAGCACCAGACCGGTACCGGGCCTGCCGTAGTGATGCACGTGCGGGGCTTCGTGCATCTCGCGGCCGATGCCGTGGCCGCCGTACTCCCTGACCACGCTGTAGCCCTGTTGGCGCGCGTACTGCGCGATGGCGTGGCCGATGTCGCCCAGGCGCGCGCCGGGACGCACGGCAGCGATGCCCTTCCACATGGCGTGGTACGTGGCCGCCACCAGCCGTCGCGCCGGATACGCCACCTCACCCACCAGGTAGGTGGTGCTGGAATCGGCGAGGTACCCGTTCTTCTCCAGCGTGATGTCGAGGTTGACGATCTGTCCGCTGCGCAGCACGTCCTGATGCGAGGGCATGCCGTGGCAGACGACGTCGTCGATGGAGGCGTTGAGCACGTACGGGAAGCCGTACTGCCCCTTGCTGGCCGGGCGCGCGTGCAGCTCGTCCACGATCATGCGCTCGACGGCATCGTTGATCGCCATCGTGCTCATGCCTTCCAGCGAGAGCCGGCCGAGCCGGTCGAACACGGACGCCAGCAGCGCGCCGGCCTCCGCCATGCGCGCCAGTTCGGCCTCGGTCTTGATCACGTGTGGCCGGCGCGCAGCGGTGCCGGCTGCACCCCGGCGGCACGCAGCTCGTTGGCCACGATGTCCTGGAAGCTCAGTTCCGGATGCATCTCGCAGAGCATGCCGACCTTGATCCAGAAGTTGGCCTGCGCGTTGATCGAGCGGTGACTGACGGTGCAGGCACGACGCAACTGGTCGTGCAGCGCGTCGTCGATGTTGACGATGCCCATGGGGAGCTCTCGGGGAACAGGAATATATGAATCATATACGATCCATAGTCCCGCCTCCAGTAGGGGTGTGCGCCAGCGGGCGGACGCGATCCCGCGCCCGCCGTCCGGCGATCGCCAGGCGTGTCCAGACCCCGCCTCCTCCCACCCACCGTCCCTCCTCCTCGACGTCCAGGATCGGTTTGGCAGCCACGTGCCTGCGATGCTGGCCGCTGGCGCCGGCACGCTTCCGCACAAGATGCCCTGCAGAATCCATCGCGCCGCCGGTATGACGATGGATCGTCGTCGGCGTCCGGGGGGCGCCGGGGAAGATCCCGATGCGCGACGCCGCCCGTGATGCGGCGTCGGCAACCTTGCAGACCGAGTCCGGAACCCGGTGCGCCGAGGCCTGGACTCGGAGCATCACCTGCAGAACCCCGCGCGTTGTATTCCGGACGCCTTGCGCCCCGTGTCGAACCCGACGTTCCGGGTTCCGGGCCCGGCATTCCGAGTTCTGAACTCGGAACGCGACGTTGCCAACCCGGATCGCTGAGTTGAAGACGCGATATCCGGGGCTCCGGACGCGGCGCGCCCTGCGTCGGACGCCGCGCTGCGGGTTCCGAACTCGGGACGCGCCGTTTCCGGCCCAGGTCGCCGTGTTGAAGACCCGACGTTCCCCGTTCCGGACGCCATGCCCCGAGCGCCGGACACGGCGCGTCGCGTGCCGCAGGCGAGCGGCGAACCCGCAAACGCAACGGGCCGCGCGGTTGCCCGCGCGGCCCGTCGATCACACGATGTCGGAAGAACTCAGAACCCGCAGAAGCAGTACGCCAGGCTCTTCACCGGGGCGCCATGGCGGTCGTTCACGGCCTCGTCGACGAAGCGCAGCTGCGCGTCCATCTCCGGCAGGCTGCGCGCCAGCAGCGCGCGGGCGAAATCGGAGTCCTTCAGCCAGGCGCTACCGATCCGGCTGCCGGCGAAGCCGCCCATGAACTGCGAGAACGGCGAGGACATCTTCTCAATGTAGCGCACGCGGTACTTGCCGGCCTCGCCCAGCTTGGCGCGCTTGGCGGCGTCGGCGATGGCGGCGTCGAAGCCGGCCAGTTCGTCGACCAGGCCGCGCTCCTTCGCCTGCGCGCCGCTCCACACGCGACCGCGGGCGACGGCGTCGATCTCGTCGACCGGCTTCTTGCGCGCCTCGGCGACCTTGCCGGTGAAGTCGGCGTAGCCCTTGTCGATGACGGACTGGATCACCTGGCCGACGGCCGGGTCCAGCGGGCGGCTGATGTCGAACGCGCCGGCGAAGCGGGTGGTGCCCACGCCGTCGGTGCGCACGCCGATCTTCTCCAGCGTGCGCGGCACGGTGGGGATCAGGCCGAAGATGCCGATGGAACCGGTGATGGTGGACGGATCGGCGTAGATGCGGTCGGCATTCATGCTGATCCAGTAGCCGCCGGACGCGGCCAGGTCGCCCATCGACACGACCACCGGCTTGCCGGCCTTCTTCAGCGCGGCCACTTCGCGGCGGATCTGCTCGGAGGCGTAGACGCCGCCGCCGGGCGAATCCACGCGCAGCACCACGGCCTTCACGTCCTCGTCGTCGCGCGCCTCGCGCAGCAGCGCCGAGGTGGACAGGCCACCGACGCGGCCGGCCGGCTGGTCGCCGTCGGTGATCTCGCCTTCGGCCACCACCACCGCGACCTGCGGACGCTTGTCGAGCGGATTGAGCTTGGCGTCGAGCTGGGTCAGGTAACCGGTCAGGCCGATGGCGCGGAAGCCGGTATCCGAATCCTCATCGGCCACGCCGCGTTCGATCAGCAGGTTCTCCACGTCTTCCTGCGTCTTCAGACCGTCCACCAGCTTCTGCTGCAGGGCGTACTTGGCCAGGTCGCCACCGGCGGCGGCGATGCCTTCGGGCATCGTGTCGATGCCGGCGGCCAGCGCCTCGGGCGTGGTCTTGCGGACCTTGGCGATGTCGGCCAGCAGGCGCTGCCACACATCGTTCATCCAGAACAGATCGGCTTCCTTGGCTTCCTTCGACGCGGCGTCCAGCACGTAGGGTTCGGCGGCGGACTTGTACTCGCCCACCTTGAACAGGTGCACGTCCACGCCCAGCTTGTCCTGCAGGCCCTCGCGGTAGTACTGGCGGTAGCGACCCAGGCCCTCCAGCATCAGGCTGCCCATCGGGTCGATGTAGACCTCGTCGGCCTGCGCGGCCAGCAGGTACTGGGTCTGGCTGAGGTTCTCGCCGAAGGCGACGATCTGCTTGCCCGAGGCGCGGAACTTGGCCAGCGCGGCGGCGACTTCGCGCAGCGAGGCGTAGCCGGTGGGCTGCAGCTGGTCCACGCGCAGCAGCATGCGTTCGATCTTCTCGTCCTTCTGCGCCGCGTCGATGGCGCGCAGCAGGTCGCGCAGCTGCACTTCCTCGGCGCTCTTGTCGCCGAACGCCTTGGCCAGCGCGCGGGTGGCGGGATCGGCGGTGAACTGCTCCACCAGGCGGCCTTCCGGCGCCAGCACGAAGGTGGTGCGTTCCATCAGCGGCTTCACCCCGCCACTGCCGGCGGCGATGACGAAGACGATGAAGATCAGGAACAGCAACCCGAAGAAGATCAGGTTGAGGACCAGCTTGCGGGTGAAGTTCATCACATCCCACAGGCCGGCGAAGAAGGCGACGACCGGATTGCGGCGGGGAGGGGGGGCGGGTGCGACTTGGCTCATGGAAAACTCCGGAAAACTGACCCCACTGTAGCGTGCGGGTGTGAGGGTTTCATGCCCCTTTGGTCACCCGTCAGGCTGACCTGACGGCCTGCCAGCGCCGGCTGCTGCGCTCGAAGCGCCAGCCCAGCAGCACGGCGGCGGCGGTCAGGCCGACGATCAGCCCCAGCCACATGCCCTGCGGACCCCAGCCCAGCCCCAGGCCCAGCCCCGCACCCAGCGGCATCCCCAGGCCCCAGTACGACAGCACCGCCAGCCACATCGGCACGCGGGTGTCCTTCAGCCCGCGCAGCGCGCCGGCCGACAGCACCTGGATGCCGTCGGGGAACTGGAAGGCGGCGGCGAACAGCAGCAGCGTGCCGGCCAGCGCGGCCACCGCCAGGTCGTCGGTGTACAGCGACACCACCAGGTCGTGGCCCAGCAGCAGGAACAGCGCGGAGATCGCCTGCGTGGCCAGCACGATGACGTAGCCGGCGTGCGCGGCGCGGCGGATGCCCTGCGTATCGCCGGAACCGACCGCATGGCCCACGCGCACGGTGGTGGCTTCGGCCACGCCCATCGGGATCATGAAGCACAGCGCCGACACGTTGATGGCGATCTGGTGCGCCGCCGCCGGCGTGGCGCCCAGCCGCGCGATCAGCAGCGCGGTGACGATGAACAGACTGCCTTCCATCAACACGGTGATGCCGATCGGCAGGCCGGTGCGCAGCAACTGCAGGATGGGCTCGCGGCGTGGCGGATCGAAGTGCGCGAACAGCTGCAGGTCGGCGAAGCGGCGCGCGCGGGTCAGGTAGATCGCAAACGCGATGGCCTGCAACCACATGGTCAGCGCCGAGGCGATGCCCAGGCCGCCGGCGCCCAACTCGGGAAACCCGAACTTGCCGAACGCCAGCACGTAGCCCACCGGCGCCAGCACCAGCAGGCCGCCGAAGCCGAGGATCATGGTCGGCAGCGTCCAGTGCGTGCCCTCGCTGAGATAGCGCATGCAGAAGTAGAACGTCAGCGCCGGCACGCCCCAGCGGATGCCGTGCAGGAACGCGGTCGCACCCGGGATGATGTCCGGCGCAATGCCGAACGCGGCCAGCGCATACGGCGCCACGCTGAGGAAGGCGAACATCAGCAGGCCCAGGCCCAGCGACAGCCACAGCGCCTGGCGGAACAGCGGCGCGATCTCGCTGCGCCGGTTCGCGCCATCGAGCTGCGACACCGAGGCGGTGAGCGAGATCAGCGTGCCGATCGGCACCATCATCGGCAGCCACAGCAGGGCCGTGCCCACGGTGACGGCCGCCAGCGTGGCGGTGGCGTGGTGGCCGGCGATGACGTTATCGACGAAGCCGATCAGGCCGGTGGACACATGGCCCAGCACGAGCGGCAGGGCGAGCGTGGCCGTCGAGCGCACTTCCTGGCCGAAGCGCGGGGTCGGAGAGGGGGAAAGGGACATGGGGATCAACCACCGGACTACGGTCGCGCGGTTGCGCGCTGGCACCGGGTCACGGGAGGCCGGTATCTTACCCGCTCGCCCGCCGCGCCACCCCAACGCCCCATGACCCCATCGCACGATGCCGTGCACGCTGCCGCGTGCGACAACTGCAAGACACCGCTGCAGGGCGGCTTCTGCCACCAGTGCGGGCAGAACGCGCACAACCCGCTACGCAGCTTCGGGCATGCGGTGGAGGAGGTGTTCGAGTCGTTCTGGCACCTGGACGGCCGCATCTTCCGCACCCTGCGCACACTGCTCTCGCCAGGCAAACTGGCCAACGCCTACCTGGCCGGCCACCGCGCGCCGTACGTGGCGCCGCTGCGGCTGTTCGTGATCCTGAGTGTGCTGACGTTCTTCGTGGGCAAGTTCGCCACCG harbors:
- a CDS encoding MATE family efflux transporter produces the protein MSLSPSPTPRFGQEVRSTATLALPLVLGHVSTGLIGFVDNVIAGHHATATLAAVTVGTALLWLPMMVPIGTLISLTASVSQLDGANRRSEIAPLFRQALWLSLGLGLLMFAFLSVAPYALAAFGIAPDIIPGATAFLHGIRWGVPALTFYFCMRYLSEGTHWTLPTMILGFGGLLVLAPVGYVLAFGKFGFPELGAGGLGIASALTMWLQAIAFAIYLTRARRFADLQLFAHFDPPRREPILQLLRTGLPIGITVLMEGSLFIVTALLIARLGATPAAAHQIAINVSALCFMIPMGVAEATTVRVGHAVGSGDTQGIRRAAHAGYVIVLATQAISALFLLLGHDLVVSLYTDDLAVAALAGTLLLFAAAFQFPDGIQVLSAGALRGLKDTRVPMWLAVLSYWGLGMPLGAGLGLGLGWGPQGMWLGLIVGLTAAAVLLGWRFERSSRRWQAVRSA
- the sppA gene encoding signal peptide peptidase SppA, translating into MSQVAPAPPPRRNPVVAFFAGLWDVMNFTRKLVLNLIFFGLLFLIFIVFVIAAGSGGVKPLMERTTFVLAPEGRLVEQFTADPATRALAKAFGDKSAEEVQLRDLLRAIDAAQKDEKIERMLLRVDQLQPTGYASLREVAAALAKFRASGKQIVAFGENLSQTQYLLAAQADEVYIDPMGSLMLEGLGRYRQYYREGLQDKLGVDVHLFKVGEYKSAAEPYVLDAASKEAKEADLFWMNDVWQRLLADIAKVRKTTPEALAAGIDTMPEGIAAAGGDLAKYALQQKLVDGLKTQEDVENLLIERGVADEDSDTGFRAIGLTGYLTQLDAKLNPLDKRPQVAVVVAEGEITDGDQPAGRVGGLSTSALLREARDDEDVKAVVLRVDSPGGGVYASEQIRREVAALKKAGKPVVVSMGDLAASGGYWISMNADRIYADPSTITGSIGIFGLIPTVPRTLEKIGVRTDGVGTTRFAGAFDISRPLDPAVGQVIQSVIDKGYADFTGKVAEARKKPVDEIDAVARGRVWSGAQAKERGLVDELAGFDAAIADAAKRAKLGEAGKYRVRYIEKMSSPFSQFMGGFAGSRIGSAWLKDSDFARALLARSLPEMDAQLRFVDEAVNDRHGAPVKSLAYCFCGF